The sequence AACCCAAATCGTTCgtagacaaaaataaaataaaaatgaagaagcGTGGAAGGAAAGTGGAGTAAAAAAAGATAGACATGATCTTCTCAAAACTCAATGtacttgtttaattttaaatctaataaaTTCAAAACCTAAGCATAACGTATGCAAAGCTGTATATGCATGTATACACGGATAAATACCAATCACATGAACTCACATTTACTTCATCCAGTGACAAACAACTCTAGCCAACCacataaaatcaaaaaaaaaagaaaagaagatgaatACTTTGTTTTACTTCCTTCTTGCCTCAACCGCTGTTTTGGCCACCACAGCAAACGCGAGCGAACCAGTTGTCGACGCTGATGGTGATCTCATATCCGACGGCAGCTACTATGCTGTCCCCGTCACCGACAATGAAGGTGGCCTGACTCTCGCTTCCGGTGGTGGCAACCAATGTCCCCTTTATGTCGGACCGGAATTATCAACGAAGAACAAGGGCCTTGCCCTAAAATTCTCAAACTGGGGGTCATGGGCTGAGTTCGTTCCCGAATCAGAGAACCTCAACATCGAGATGAACGTCCCATCTACGATCTGCGGTCAGTCCTATTGGTGGCTCACTGAGACTCAGAGTAAAGGATTACTGTTCATAGCAGCTGGTCCTAAGCCAGAAACTGGAAAAGATTCGTCCAAGAGTTTCTTCCAGATCAAGAAAGCTGGAGATTTTCTTCGCGGTTACAAGTTTGTGTATTGTCGTAACGATAAGAGCTGCTACGAATTTGGGATGGTTGTGGACAGATATGGCTATAACCGTTTGGCTCCAGCCAATCTGCCATTCCTCGTTGAGTTCGTGAAAGCTGTCAAGACAGAGACTTCGTCAAAGTCCAAGACAGAGACTTCGTTAAAGACTACAAAATTTAGAGGATAAGATTTTTAACTTGCACACTAGTAATAAAACTTTATCTGTGTGTTCTATGTTTTCATTGTTCATCTTTAATGGAATGAaacattaattttcttttcaattaTCACCCTAGTTTAAGCCCCTAAATTTTTTGAAGAAATTATACATAGATCCTCAAATTtgtgtaaaaaaaaactaaactcacaaattattgattttttttttttttaaatcgtctAGAACTCTAAAATCTCAGCCCCTGATGCACATGCCCATTTTTTGGGTAAACGTTATTAGTTAAGTTATTAGCTGGTGAAGCACATTCGCACTAAAATAAGGAAAATTATGAAACATGacaaaacatattattaaatcAGAACCGGTTTACTCATGTAGATTAGCTCGAATAAGGACTATGTGTAAGTTGGATAAAAAAGGACTAAAAGCTATATACTTTTAATTAATCATATAGGCTTTGGGCTCTTTCCTCTTTAAATTAACCTTGTTGTTATCCCTGTCTTCTAAACTATCTAAAGACTTGTGTCCATATCACCAGATATCACAATAATAGAAAACCATATGTGAAAATTCTATGAATGGTTAAACAACCTTTTAACCAGGGTGCTCAACTTCAAACCAGCCCAGCTTGAATGGAGAAATTAAAGGGAGCTTTTAGTTGTTATTCTTTTATTTGTAAGAATGTGAAtaccattaataaaaatgaaacattT comes from Brassica rapa cultivar Chiifu-401-42 chromosome A02, CAAS_Brap_v3.01, whole genome shotgun sequence and encodes:
- the LOC103852838 gene encoding kunitz trypsin inhibitor 4; amino-acid sequence: MNTLFYFLLASTAVLATTANASEPVVDADGDLISDGSYYAVPVTDNEGGLTLASGGGNQCPLYVGPELSTKNKGLALKFSNWGSWAEFVPESENLNIEMNVPSTICGQSYWWLTETQSKGLLFIAAGPKPETGKDSSKSFFQIKKAGDFLRGYKFVYCRNDKSCYEFGMVVDRYGYNRLAPANLPFLVEFVKAVKTETSSKSKTETSLKTTKFRG